In Mytilus edulis chromosome 13, xbMytEdul2.2, whole genome shotgun sequence, a single window of DNA contains:
- the LOC139500594 gene encoding ceramide-1-phosphate transfer protein-like, with product MNKDIMFDTEQKDFDLEKVLELLKKCKLDDDTILLEYYIKAYRELCRFFRLQGRLFGFVAKDLEEKIGILETWRRCDTCDNYKSVQSMIKYEVEYGLTTFRGRVPSGSRTLLRLQRALEFILRFIDEMSMSEDEDKSSYIAHTVYKRTLANHHPWIVQKMAGFVTFMLPSRKELIETMCKQKYDQVLILMHEVTQEGNPIYDITHSLYKKHNLLNLK from the exons ATGAACAAGGATATTATGTTCGACACAGAACAGAAAGATTTTGATTTGGAGAAAGTTTTAGAATTattgaaaaaatgcaaattagatgatgatactattttattgGAATATTACATAAAAGCTTACAGAGAATTATGCAG ATTTTTTCGACTTCAAGGAAGATTATTTGGCTTTGTGGCAAAAGATTTAGAAGAAAAGATTGGCATTCTCGAAACATGGCGTCGTTGTGATACTTGTGACAATTATAAATCCGTTCAGTCTATGATCAAATACGAAGTCGAGTATGGACTAACGACCTTCAGAGGTCGTGTGCCGTCAGGTTCAAGGACATTGCTTAGATTACAAAGAGCATTGGAATTTATATTAAGGTTTATAGACGAAATGAGTATGAGTGAGGACGAAGATAAAAGTTCATATATTGCGCACACAGTTTACAAAAGAACACTAGCCAATCATCATCCGTGGATCGTTCAAAAAATGGCGGGATTTGTCACTTTTATGTTGCCAAGCAGAAAAGAACTTATAGAAACcatgtgtaaacaaaaatatgaccAAGTACTTATATTAATGCACGAAGTGACTCAGGAAGGGAACCCAATATATGACATAACACACagtctatataaaaaacacaatttattaaacctgaaataa